Proteins encoded by one window of Clostridium perfringens:
- the modA gene encoding molybdate ABC transporter substrate-binding protein — MRKKISLSIIMAIGMLSLLFVGCTNNKEEKTLTVSIAASLQKPMEKIASNFEKENGVKIQYNVGGSGTLKKQISDGADVDLFFSANTKYAKELIDEGLVNKDESYKILNNQLVLIENNDYNKPINSLEDLKNVEGKIAIGEISTVPAGQYAKESLEKVGVYKDIEDKLVFARSVTNVKTYVENGEANLGFVYKTDALDLKNSKIVYDVPNDYHKPIEYELCLLKNSKNNKEAKKLIEYLKGEESKKIFSEYGFEVN, encoded by the coding sequence ATGCGCAAGAAAATAAGCCTATCTATAATAATGGCAATAGGAATGTTATCATTATTATTTGTAGGATGTACTAATAATAAGGAAGAGAAAACTTTAACAGTTAGCATTGCTGCAAGTCTTCAAAAGCCTATGGAAAAAATTGCTTCTAATTTTGAAAAGGAAAATGGAGTAAAAATTCAATATAATGTAGGTGGATCAGGAACCTTAAAAAAACAAATTAGTGATGGAGCTGATGTAGATTTATTCTTCTCAGCAAATACTAAATATGCCAAAGAACTTATAGATGAAGGCCTTGTAAATAAGGATGAATCCTATAAGATTTTAAATAACCAATTAGTTTTAATTGAAAACAATGATTATAATAAACCTATAAATTCTTTAGAAGACTTAAAAAATGTAGAGGGCAAAATTGCAATTGGTGAAATCTCAACAGTTCCAGCAGGACAGTATGCTAAGGAAAGTTTAGAAAAAGTAGGAGTTTATAAGGATATTGAGGATAAATTAGTTTTTGCTAGAAGTGTAACAAATGTTAAGACATATGTTGAAAATGGGGAAGCTAATTTAGGGTTTGTATATAAGACAGATGCTTTAGATTTAAAAAATAGTAAAATAGTTTATGATGTGCCTAATGATTATCATAAACCTATAGAATATGAATTATGTTTATTAAAAAATAGTAAAAATAATAAAGAAGCAAAGAAGCTTATTGAGTACCTAAAAGGTGAAGAAAGTAAAAAGATATTTAGTGAGTATGGTTTTGAGGTGAACTAA
- a CDS encoding ABC transporter permease has protein sequence MKSKAKKLPKEKLTMKDRMKRFRNNKELLLLTIPGAIWFLVFAYLPMFGVIVAFKRWRIHGGFFESLMNSKWVGFDNFKFLFQSSDAWLITKNTVLYNIVFIILGIVLPVTLAILLNELLNKKLAKFYQSSMFLPYFLSWVVVSYCLYAFLSPEKGYVNGILQSMGGKGISWYTEPKYWPFIIIFMSQWKAVGYGTVVYLASICGIDKSYYEAAMIDGASKFQQIKYITVPLLKPVMIIMFITSIGGMFRGDLGLFYQLPKDSGALYPVTNVIDTYVYRGLMNLGDIGMSSAASLYQSFVGLILIVTSNAIVRKVDEENAFF, from the coding sequence GTGAAGAGTAAAGCTAAAAAGCTTCCAAAAGAGAAGCTTACAATGAAAGATAGAATGAAACGTTTTAGAAACAATAAAGAATTATTACTACTTACTATACCAGGGGCAATATGGTTTTTAGTATTTGCTTACTTACCAATGTTTGGAGTAATTGTAGCATTCAAAAGATGGAGAATCCATGGAGGCTTCTTTGAAAGTTTAATGAATAGTAAATGGGTTGGATTTGATAACTTTAAATTCCTATTCCAAAGTAGTGATGCTTGGCTAATAACTAAAAATACAGTTTTATATAATATTGTATTTATAATTTTAGGAATAGTACTTCCAGTAACATTAGCAATTTTATTAAATGAATTATTAAATAAAAAGTTAGCTAAGTTCTATCAAAGTAGTATGTTCTTACCTTATTTCTTATCATGGGTTGTTGTAAGTTATTGTTTATATGCATTCTTAAGCCCAGAAAAAGGATATGTTAATGGTATTTTACAATCTATGGGTGGAAAAGGAATTTCATGGTATACAGAGCCAAAATATTGGCCATTTATCATAATTTTCATGAGTCAATGGAAAGCAGTTGGATACGGAACAGTTGTTTATTTAGCTTCAATATGTGGTATAGATAAGAGTTACTATGAAGCAGCAATGATAGATGGAGCAAGTAAGTTCCAACAAATAAAATATATAACAGTTCCATTATTAAAACCTGTAATGATCATAATGTTCATAACTTCAATTGGTGGTATGTTCAGAGGAGACTTAGGTCTATTCTATCAATTACCAAAGGATTCAGGTGCTTTATATCCAGTAACAAACGTAATCGATACTTATGTATATAGAGGTCTTATGAACTTAGGAGATATTGGTATGAGTTCTGCAGCAAGTTTATATCAATCATTTGTAGGATTAATACTTATAGTAACTTCTAACGCTATAGTAAGAAAAGTAGATGAAGAAAACGCATTCTTCTAA
- a CDS encoding ABC transporter substrate-binding protein — MLKFKKLIALTACAMLTTSVALTGCGADKTANAGEGETVKLTWYTIGQTPKDLDMVQEKANEYLKEKINATIDMKFIDYGDYTQKMGVIINSGEPYDLAFTCSWANPYLENARKGAFLEIDELLETKGKEMKSVIDERFWEGAKIDGKTYAVPNQKEIGVAPMWVFTKEYVDKYNIPYQDIHTLEDLEPWLKVIHENEPDVTPLYITKGFSAPAYFDQLVDPVGVEYGDESLKIKNMFETDKMKGELETLQKYYDAGYINADSATAKDDKAVKRFVTKADGQPYADGLWSKDLGYEVVSSPIMETHITNGSTTGSMIAISKTSEHPEKAMEFLNLLNTDVYLRNLLNYGIEDVHYEKTGDTQIKLTDKAKDYSVGYYTLGNLFITYTLDNEPVDKWKEFEAFNDASVESPALGFKFNTEKVSNQIAAINNVLEEFKATIYSGSVNEAEYLDKMNKKLKEVGIDEVISEMQSQIDAWKAENGK; from the coding sequence ATGTTAAAATTCAAGAAACTAATAGCTTTAACAGCTTGTGCAATGTTAACTACTTCCGTTGCATTAACTGGATGTGGAGCAGACAAAACAGCAAATGCTGGAGAGGGAGAAACAGTAAAACTTACTTGGTATACAATTGGACAAACACCAAAAGATTTAGACATGGTTCAAGAAAAAGCTAATGAATATTTAAAAGAAAAGATCAATGCTACTATTGATATGAAATTTATTGATTACGGTGATTACACTCAAAAAATGGGAGTTATAATAAATTCAGGAGAACCATATGACTTAGCATTTACTTGTTCATGGGCTAACCCATATTTAGAAAATGCTAGAAAAGGAGCTTTCTTAGAAATAGACGAATTATTAGAAACTAAAGGTAAAGAAATGAAGTCTGTTATAGATGAAAGATTCTGGGAAGGTGCTAAAATAGATGGTAAAACATATGCAGTTCCAAACCAAAAGGAAATAGGAGTTGCACCTATGTGGGTATTCACTAAGGAATATGTTGATAAATACAATATACCATATCAAGATATCCATACTTTAGAAGATTTAGAGCCATGGTTAAAGGTTATTCATGAAAATGAGCCAGATGTTACACCTTTATACATAACAAAAGGATTCTCAGCACCAGCTTACTTCGATCAATTAGTTGATCCAGTAGGAGTTGAGTATGGAGATGAAAGCTTAAAGATTAAAAATATGTTTGAAACAGATAAAATGAAGGGTGAATTAGAAACTTTACAAAAGTACTATGATGCTGGATATATAAATGCTGACTCAGCTACAGCTAAGGATGATAAAGCAGTTAAGAGATTTGTAACTAAAGCTGATGGACAACCTTATGCTGATGGATTATGGTCAAAGGATTTAGGATATGAGGTAGTTTCATCACCAATAATGGAAACTCATATTACTAATGGTTCAACTACAGGATCAATGATAGCTATTTCTAAAACTTCAGAGCATCCAGAAAAAGCTATGGAATTCTTAAACTTATTAAACACTGACGTATATTTAAGAAACTTACTTAACTATGGTATAGAAGATGTTCACTATGAAAAAACTGGTGATACTCAAATAAAATTAACTGATAAAGCTAAAGACTACTCAGTTGGATACTATACTTTAGGTAACTTATTCATAACTTATACTTTAGATAACGAACCAGTTGATAAATGGAAAGAATTCGAAGCATTCAATGATGCATCAGTTGAATCACCTGCTTTAGGATTCAAATTTAACACTGAAAAAGTAAGTAACCAAATAGCTGCTATAAACAACGTTCTTGAAGAGTTCAAGGCAACTATATACAGTGGATCAGTTAACGAAGCTGAATATTTAGATAAAATGAACAAGAAATTAAAAGAAGTTGGAATAGATGAAGTAATTTCAGAAATGCAAAGTCAAATAGATGCATGGAAAGCTGAAAATGGAAAATAA
- a CDS encoding alpha-mannosidase codes for MRFISERIRKTYEEIGRYVYSNTLNIDNYKFIAGKYDNIDEIKNAPEEGWIDFKTGDLWGEESHGWFKTSVKVPEEFAGQTIALSFHTFLGDWDNTTNPQFILYVNGEHIQGLDVNHQETILTHNAVAGEVYNIDLHAHIGRIEGKKSTLHGKLVTIDEEARKLYFNLSVPHIVATKLHEEDKRRIDMLTVLNDTINLIDLRRPFTKEYNESLKIANKYIEENFYDKMCGHEDMVATCVGHTHIDVAWLWTVAQTREKVARSFSTVLKLMEEYPEYIFMSSQPQLYKFLKEDHPKVYEKVKEKVREGVWEPEGAMWLEADCNVTSGESLIRQILHGKRFFKEEFNVDNEILWLPDVFGYSAALPQILKKSDVNYFMTTKISWNQINKMPYDTFMWKGIDGTEILTHFITTTYPDQDPFKETMTTYCGNIHPGSIMGAWNRYQQKNINNDVLVAFGFGDGGGGATYEMLENGKRLSKGIPGAPKVKIGKAKDYFKKLEETVKDNNKLPKWVGELYLEYHRGTYTSMGRNKRDNRVCENLYTSAEKFNSMAMLLGKNYPLADLNAAWETILLNQFHDILPGSSIKEVYDVTKEEYKDLIEKGNNFVGSALDNITSEINLKERSVIVFNSLGFERDDIATFDVPEDIENPSVLDGEEEIICQRIDDGEKAIFFAKGIPANGYKSFKIIESTNKEVENVSLSEKEAENDFLRIKFNEEGNIVSLFDKRAEREVLKEGTLGNRIQAFEDKPMEYSNWDIDIYYKEKMWNVDDVQSIEVVEEGPVRSTLRIERKFLESTIVQNIYVYKDLDRIDFNSYVDWKEHEVLLKTSFPIDLNATEATYEIQYGNVKRPTHSNTSWDEARFEVCGQKWADLSEGDFGISLLNNCKYGHDIQDGDMRLTLLKSGTHPWTETDQEEHFFTYSIYPHMGTWKDAHTVQKAYELNQPLYTKVCEKHEGILEDTLGLVKVNKDNIMIEVIKKAEDTDHLIIRMYEFFNSRTKSTLEFSREIEEAFECNLMERNLEEAKFEGEKIEFTINPFEIKTFKVKLK; via the coding sequence ATGAGATTTATATCAGAAAGAATAAGAAAGACTTATGAAGAAATAGGAAGATATGTTTATTCTAATACTTTAAACATAGATAATTATAAATTTATAGCAGGAAAGTATGATAATATAGATGAAATAAAAAATGCACCTGAAGAAGGATGGATAGATTTTAAAACAGGGGATCTTTGGGGAGAGGAAAGCCATGGATGGTTTAAAACTTCTGTTAAGGTTCCAGAGGAATTTGCAGGACAAACTATTGCTTTAAGCTTTCATACTTTTTTAGGAGATTGGGATAATACTACAAATCCACAGTTTATCCTTTATGTAAATGGAGAACATATTCAAGGGTTAGATGTAAATCATCAGGAAACAATATTAACTCATAATGCTGTGGCAGGAGAAGTTTATAATATAGACTTGCATGCACATATAGGAAGAATTGAGGGCAAAAAATCAACTTTACATGGTAAGCTAGTAACAATAGATGAAGAAGCTAGAAAATTATACTTTAATTTAAGTGTTCCTCATATAGTAGCAACTAAATTACATGAGGAAGATAAGAGAAGAATAGATATGTTAACTGTGTTAAATGACACAATAAACTTAATTGATTTAAGAAGACCATTTACTAAAGAGTACAATGAAAGTTTAAAAATTGCTAATAAATATATAGAAGAAAATTTCTATGATAAAATGTGTGGACATGAAGATATGGTAGCTACTTGTGTTGGTCATACTCATATAGATGTGGCTTGGCTTTGGACTGTAGCTCAAACAAGAGAAAAGGTTGCAAGAAGTTTCTCAACGGTATTAAAGCTTATGGAGGAATATCCAGAATACATATTCATGTCTTCTCAACCTCAGCTTTATAAATTCTTAAAAGAAGATCATCCAAAGGTTTATGAGAAAGTTAAAGAAAAAGTAAGAGAAGGGGTTTGGGAACCAGAAGGAGCAATGTGGCTTGAAGCTGATTGTAATGTAACTTCAGGAGAATCCTTAATAAGACAAATATTACATGGAAAAAGATTCTTTAAAGAAGAATTTAATGTGGATAATGAAATTCTTTGGCTTCCAGATGTTTTTGGATATTCAGCAGCACTTCCTCAAATATTAAAAAAATCTGATGTTAATTATTTTATGACAACTAAGATTTCATGGAATCAAATTAATAAAATGCCTTATGATACTTTTATGTGGAAAGGAATAGATGGAACAGAAATATTAACTCATTTTATAACTACAACTTACCCAGATCAAGATCCATTTAAGGAAACTATGACAACATACTGTGGAAATATTCATCCAGGTTCAATAATGGGAGCATGGAATAGATATCAGCAAAAAAATATAAATAATGATGTTTTAGTTGCCTTTGGATTTGGAGATGGTGGCGGTGGTGCTACTTATGAAATGCTTGAAAATGGAAAGAGACTTTCTAAGGGAATACCAGGAGCACCTAAGGTTAAAATAGGTAAGGCTAAGGATTACTTTAAGAAATTAGAGGAAACTGTAAAAGATAATAATAAACTTCCAAAGTGGGTTGGAGAATTATATCTTGAATATCATAGAGGAACTTATACTTCAATGGGAAGAAATAAGAGAGATAATAGAGTATGTGAAAATCTATATACTTCAGCAGAGAAATTTAACTCAATGGCTATGTTGTTAGGAAAAAACTATCCTTTAGCTGATTTAAATGCTGCTTGGGAAACAATACTTTTAAATCAATTCCATGATATTTTACCAGGTTCATCAATTAAAGAGGTTTATGATGTAACTAAGGAAGAATATAAAGATTTAATTGAAAAAGGAAATAACTTTGTAGGTTCAGCTTTAGATAATATAACATCAGAAATAAACTTAAAGGAAAGAAGTGTTATTGTATTTAACTCTCTAGGATTTGAAAGAGATGATATAGCTACTTTTGATGTTCCAGAAGATATAGAAAATCCATCTGTATTAGATGGAGAGGAAGAAATTATTTGTCAAAGAATAGATGATGGGGAAAAAGCAATTTTCTTTGCTAAAGGAATACCTGCAAATGGATATAAGAGCTTTAAAATAATAGAATCTACCAATAAAGAAGTAGAGAATGTATCTCTAAGTGAAAAAGAAGCTGAAAATGACTTCTTAAGAATTAAATTCAATGAAGAAGGAAATATAGTTTCATTATTTGATAAGAGAGCAGAAAGAGAAGTATTAAAAGAAGGAACTTTAGGAAATAGGATTCAAGCTTTTGAAGATAAGCCTATGGAATATAGCAACTGGGATATAGATATATACTACAAAGAAAAAATGTGGAATGTTGATGATGTTCAAAGCATTGAAGTTGTGGAAGAAGGCCCAGTAAGAAGCACATTAAGAATTGAAAGAAAATTCTTAGAGTCTACTATAGTTCAAAATATTTATGTTTATAAAGATTTAGATAGAATAGATTTTAATTCATATGTTGATTGGAAAGAACATGAAGTATTATTAAAAACTTCATTCCCAATAGATTTAAATGCTACAGAGGCTACTTATGAAATTCAGTATGGTAATGTTAAGAGACCAACTCATAGTAATACATCATGGGATGAAGCTAGATTTGAAGTTTGTGGACAAAAATGGGCTGACCTTTCAGAGGGAGACTTTGGGATATCCTTATTAAATAATTGTAAGTATGGTCATGATATACAAGATGGAGATATGAGACTTACTTTATTAAAATCAGGAACACATCCATGGACTGAAACAGATCAAGAGGAGCATTTCTTTACTTATTCTATTTATCCTCATATGGGTACATGGAAAGATGCTCATACAGTTCAAAAGGCTTATGAATTAAATCAACCTTTATATACAAAGGTTTGTGAAAAACACGAGGGAATATTAGAGGATACTTTAGGCTTAGTAAAAGTGAATAAAGATAATATAATGATTGAGGTTATTAAAAAAGCTGAAGATACAGATCATTTAATAATTAGAATGTATGAATTCTTTAATAGTAGAACTAAGTCTACTTTAGAATTCTCAAGGGAAATAGAAGAAGCCTTTGAATGTAACTTGATGGAGAGAAACTTAGAAGAAGCTAAATTTGAAGGAGAAAAAATAGAGTTTACTATAAATCCATTTGAAATAAAAACATTTAAAGTTAAATTAAAATAA
- the moaC gene encoding cyclic pyranopterin monophosphate synthase MoaC, whose product MDNKLTHFDNKGNAVMVDVSNKNETERIAIATGTVKASSETIELIKSGQIGKGDVLGVARVAGIMAMKNTSNLIPMCHPVMITGSSIDFEIDSEKNEIRITATSKVVHKTGVEMEALTGVSIAALTIYDMCKAVDKRMVIGDIHLVKKLGGKSGEFNF is encoded by the coding sequence ATGGATAATAAACTTACTCATTTCGATAATAAAGGAAATGCAGTTATGGTAGATGTAAGCAATAAAAATGAAACTGAAAGAATAGCTATTGCAACAGGAACTGTAAAGGCATCAAGTGAAACTATAGAATTAATAAAATCAGGTCAAATAGGAAAGGGAGATGTTTTAGGTGTTGCTAGAGTTGCAGGTATAATGGCAATGAAAAATACTAGTAATTTAATACCTATGTGTCATCCTGTTATGATTACAGGATCTAGTATTGATTTTGAAATTGATTCTGAAAAAAATGAAATAAGGATAACAGCTACTTCAAAGGTAGTTCATAAAACAGGAGTTGAAATGGAGGCTCTTACAGGAGTATCTATTGCAGCCCTTACTATTTATGATATGTGCAAAGCTGTAGATAAAAGAATGGTTATAGGAGATATACACCTAGTAAAAAAACTAGGTGGAAAAAGTGGAGAATTTAATTTTTAA
- a CDS encoding ROK family protein translates to MKKYVVIDIGGTSIKHALMTESGDILEKGSMKTNGDNIDLFIESIGKVVDSYKEKNEVFGLACSSPGAVDVKTGFIGGGSAIPCIHGPNIKELLEKRCGLEVSIENDANCAGLAEGWLGSAKGVENYACIVIGTGIGGCIVINGRILRGKHLHGGEFGYMFTRDSEGLTDRIWSEVSSTNALVTRVSKLKGIEKSELDGKKVFEMAEDGDEEVNKEIESWYMDLARGIYNIQYIVDPEKIVIGGAISARDGFDKKINEKLALLKSDIATLDISVEKCKFQNDSNLIGALYNFLFVRK, encoded by the coding sequence ATGAAGAAATATGTTGTTATTGATATTGGGGGAACGAGTATAAAACATGCTTTGATGACTGAAAGTGGAGATATTTTAGAAAAAGGAAGCATGAAAACAAACGGGGATAATATAGATCTTTTTATTGAATCCATAGGAAAAGTTGTTGATTCATATAAAGAAAAAAATGAGGTTTTTGGATTAGCATGTAGTTCGCCAGGTGCTGTAGATGTTAAAACAGGATTTATAGGGGGAGGAAGTGCCATTCCTTGCATACATGGTCCAAATATAAAAGAGCTTTTAGAAAAAAGATGTGGTTTAGAGGTTTCTATAGAAAATGATGCAAATTGCGCTGGATTAGCAGAAGGATGGCTTGGATCAGCTAAAGGAGTAGAAAATTATGCATGTATTGTAATTGGTACAGGAATAGGTGGATGCATAGTTATAAATGGAAGAATTTTAAGAGGAAAGCATCTTCATGGGGGAGAATTTGGTTATATGTTTACTAGAGATAGTGAAGGATTAACAGATAGAATTTGGAGTGAAGTTTCCTCTACTAATGCTTTAGTTACAAGGGTATCTAAATTAAAAGGAATAGAAAAATCAGAACTTGATGGCAAGAAAGTTTTTGAAATGGCTGAAGATGGAGACGAGGAAGTTAATAAGGAAATAGAATCATGGTATATGGACCTTGCAAGAGGAATATACAATATTCAATATATAGTTGACCCAGAAAAAATTGTTATTGGTGGAGCTATAAGTGCTAGGGATGGATTTGATAAGAAAATAAATGAAAAACTTGCTTTACTAAAAAGTGATATAGCAACTTTAGATATAAGTGTTGAAAAATGCAAATTTCAAAATGATTCAAATTTAATAGGAGCATTATATAACTTTCTTTTTGTTAGAAAATAA
- a CDS encoding carbohydrate ABC transporter permease, producing MLETIKQKRLQKKAEPKEEVNKFNAVSKKSNFLLNVLFAILAFLAIMPFVFVIAISLTNEQSLQLNGYRFIPEEWSLEAYKYIFSSGSQILTSYGVTITVTIVGTLIGLAIMSMYGYALSRKSFAYRKFFTKVIFVPMLFSGGMVASYLVVTRFLGLKNTIWALILPMCVSSFHIIILRTFFKTSVPDAIIESAKIDGASEWRLFLRIVLPISLPGIATIGLFLTLGYWNDWFNAMLYIDEPNLIPLQYLLIRLENSMEFLANNATSLGANAIEATKSMPKDTAKMAIVVISTLPIIFAYPFFQRYFVNGLTIGAVKE from the coding sequence GTGTTAGAAACTATTAAACAAAAAAGACTTCAGAAAAAAGCTGAACCAAAAGAAGAAGTAAACAAGTTTAATGCTGTCTCAAAAAAGAGTAACTTTTTATTAAATGTTTTATTCGCAATATTAGCTTTCTTAGCAATAATGCCCTTCGTATTTGTTATAGCTATATCATTAACAAATGAGCAATCATTACAATTAAATGGATATAGATTCATACCAGAAGAGTGGAGCTTAGAAGCTTATAAATATATATTCTCATCTGGTAGCCAGATTTTAACATCATATGGGGTTACAATTACTGTTACAATTGTAGGTACTTTAATTGGACTAGCTATAATGTCAATGTATGGATATGCTTTATCAAGAAAGAGCTTTGCTTACAGAAAGTTCTTTACTAAAGTAATATTTGTACCAATGTTATTCTCAGGTGGTATGGTTGCTTCATACCTAGTAGTTACAAGATTTTTAGGATTAAAGAATACAATATGGGCTCTTATACTTCCAATGTGTGTAAGTTCATTCCATATAATTATTTTAAGAACATTCTTTAAGACATCAGTACCAGACGCTATTATAGAATCAGCTAAAATAGATGGAGCATCAGAGTGGAGATTATTCTTAAGAATAGTATTACCAATCTCTCTTCCTGGTATAGCAACAATAGGATTATTCTTAACTTTAGGATACTGGAATGACTGGTTCAACGCTATGTTATATATTGATGAACCAAACTTAATACCATTACAGTACTTATTAATAAGACTTGAAAACTCAATGGAGTTCTTAGCAAATAATGCAACATCACTTGGTGCAAATGCTATAGAAGCTACTAAGAGTATGCCAAAGGATACTGCTAAGATGGCTATAGTTGTTATTTCAACTTTACCAATTATATTTGCTTATCCATTCTTCCAAAGATACTTTGTAAATGGATTAACAATTGGAGCAGTTAAAGAGTAA
- the modB gene encoding molybdate ABC transporter permease subunit, with translation MIWEALLISLKVVLLSVFLSCILGILLGYFMVEKNFKFKYIIETIIIFPMFLPPSAVGYLILLILGKKGVIGEFLYNNFDMSIIFTWIGAVIVGIVVSIPIMYQSLKTSLLSVNEDVKNAAREMGAINFKLYRLISLPLSKKGLYTGIVLSIARVFGEFGATILVAGNIQGKTQTIPMAMYYAIENGDSGLANKILILIVLISVILTFSYNKIIKRIK, from the coding sequence ATGATATGGGAAGCCTTATTAATATCCTTAAAAGTTGTATTATTATCAGTGTTTTTAAGCTGTATTTTAGGAATATTACTTGGCTATTTTATGGTTGAAAAAAATTTTAAGTTTAAATACATTATTGAAACAATAATAATATTTCCTATGTTTTTACCTCCTTCTGCTGTAGGATATTTAATTCTTTTAATATTAGGTAAGAAGGGAGTAATAGGTGAATTTCTATATAATAATTTTGACATGAGCATTATATTTACTTGGATAGGAGCTGTTATAGTAGGAATAGTTGTTTCAATACCTATTATGTATCAAAGTTTAAAGACATCATTACTTAGTGTTAATGAGGATGTAAAGAATGCTGCTAGGGAAATGGGAGCAATAAATTTTAAACTTTATAGACTTATAAGTTTACCTCTTTCTAAAAAAGGATTATATACAGGCATTGTACTTAGTATAGCTAGGGTTTTTGGAGAATTTGGAGCTACTATTTTAGTTGCGGGGAATATTCAAGGTAAAACCCAAACAATACCTATGGCTATGTATTATGCTATTGAGAATGGTGATTCAGGTTTAGCAAATAAGATATTAATACTTATAGTTTTAATATCAGTGATTTTAACTTTTTCTTATAATAAAATAATTAAGAGAATAAAATAG
- a CDS encoding HdeD family acid-resistance protein, whose protein sequence is MEKSAQIFCILEGILMAIVGILFFIKPMDSLLYFTIVAGILIIGSGIFTIIKAFKSSRKGLYIFTGIISVLFGLMLCFVPLESIDVLVIFYGSWALVNGIFLLVGEFTYKSFGFNATTLYSILLIILGLLILFEPISFLIATPFIIGVYFIIIAVFEIYLGFKL, encoded by the coding sequence ATGGAAAAAAGTGCACAAATATTTTGTATATTAGAAGGAATTCTAATGGCAATTGTAGGTATCTTATTCTTTATTAAACCAATGGACTCATTACTATATTTCACAATAGTAGCAGGTATATTAATAATTGGTTCAGGTATATTTACAATAATTAAAGCTTTTAAATCTTCAAGAAAAGGCTTATATATTTTTACAGGTATAATATCAGTATTATTTGGTTTAATGCTATGTTTTGTTCCACTAGAAAGTATTGACGTATTAGTTATATTCTATGGTTCTTGGGCATTAGTTAACGGTATATTCTTACTTGTTGGTGAGTTTACTTATAAAAGCTTTGGTTTTAATGCCACAACACTTTACTCTATATTATTAATAATCTTAGGCTTATTAATATTATTTGAGCCAATTTCATTCTTAATAGCTACACCATTTATAATAGGGGTTTACTTTATTATAATCGCTGTATTTGAAATTTACTTAGGCTTTAAGCTATAA
- a CDS encoding MogA/MoaB family molybdenum cofactor biosynthesis protein: MYKLGIITSSDKGYSGERKDESGLVIAHIAKEKGFKVEKYIVLPDEREMLRDEMINMADNLGVDLILTTGGTGFSKRDVTPEATKDVIEKEALGIPEAIRSYSMTITKRAMLSRATAGIRKDTLIVNMPGSPKACREVMDYILDDLKHGIDILKGDARECARK; encoded by the coding sequence ATGTATAAATTAGGAATAATAACTAGCAGTGATAAAGGATATTCAGGAGAAAGAAAGGATGAAAGTGGATTAGTAATAGCTCATATTGCAAAGGAAAAAGGATTTAAGGTAGAAAAATATATAGTTTTACCAGATGAAAGAGAAATGCTTAGAGATGAGATGATTAATATGGCCGATAATCTAGGGGTTGATCTTATACTTACAACTGGTGGTACTGGATTTAGTAAAAGAGATGTTACTCCAGAGGCAACTAAGGATGTTATAGAAAAGGAAGCCTTAGGAATACCAGAAGCTATAAGAAGTTATAGCATGACAATAACTAAAAGAGCTATGCTTTCTAGAGCTACTGCAGGTATAAGAAAAGATACTCTTATAGTTAATATGCCTGGAAGTCCAAAAGCCTGTAGAGAAGTTATGGATTATATTTTAGATGATTTAAAACATGGAATAGATATTCTGAAGGGAGATGCTAGAGAATGCGCAAGAAAATAA